From a region of the Deinococcus metallilatus genome:
- a CDS encoding tyrosine-type recombinase/integrase → MPSTQKAKFELVAQLVRLARKERLSYDEFGYVCQQARRKLGLKKPRRERKLPQLLTLNELTCFFRAVREGGRVEHEIMLKLLFFTAVRVGELVKIEVGDVDLAACKIFVDQGKGSKDRYLLFPQAFSLVLRAHLAAHPKNVYLFETQRCGPYTVRRVQQIVQHYRKVAGLSEEVHPHLFRHQMPTFLTGQKLSDAQIQLLTGHVSKKSLEVYQHLSLDAVEAAYQQAVKLLEV, encoded by the coding sequence ATGCCGTCAACACAGAAGGCGAAATTTGAACTCGTCGCCCAGCTTGTCCGTCTCGCCCGGAAGGAACGGCTCTCCTACGACGAGTTTGGGTATGTCTGCCAGCAAGCCCGGAGGAAGCTCGGGTTGAAGAAGCCCAGGCGGGAACGCAAGCTCCCCCAGCTCCTCACCCTCAATGAGTTGACCTGCTTCTTCCGGGCGGTGCGCGAGGGTGGCCGGGTCGAGCACGAGATCATGCTCAAGCTGCTGTTTTTCACCGCCGTGCGTGTCGGAGAGCTGGTGAAGATCGAAGTCGGCGACGTGGACCTCGCGGCTTGCAAAATCTTCGTAGACCAGGGCAAGGGCAGCAAGGACCGCTACCTCCTGTTCCCCCAGGCCTTCAGCCTGGTGCTGCGTGCCCACCTTGCCGCCCACCCGAAGAACGTGTACCTGTTCGAGACCCAGCGATGCGGGCCCTACACGGTGCGGCGAGTGCAGCAGATTGTGCAGCACTACCGCAAGGTTGCCGGGCTGAGCGAGGAGGTCCACCCACACCTCTTCCGGCACCAGATGCCGACCTTCCTGACCGGGCAGAAGCTGTCCGACGCGCAGATTCAACTTTTGACTGGGCACGTGAGCAAGAAGAGTTTGGAGGTGTATCAGCACCTTTCGTTGGATGCCGTGGAAGCTGCCTATCAGCAAGCCGTCAAGCTGCTG